A stretch of the Clavibacter sp. B3I6 genome encodes the following:
- a CDS encoding ABC transporter permease, whose amino-acid sequence MSASTTGAPVRRRSGGARSLYAGNARSVLARGLLATRSTNWTVVLSGFFEPVFYLLAMGIGLGSLVGDVTTSTGQPVPYAAYIAPALLAVSAMNGAVYDSTWNVFFKMNHSKLYQGMLATSLGPLDVAFGEISLALLRGVVYSSGFLVVMQLLGLNLSWWAILALPSVVLVALAFASFGMAVTSYMRTFQQMDWINFVMLPMFLFSATFYPLSVYPAWTQAVIQALPLWHAVELVRGFTTGAISIAVLGHVLYFAVMTAIGLVFTTRRLRVLFLD is encoded by the coding sequence GTGAGCGCATCCACCACGGGGGCCCCGGTCCGCCGTCGCAGCGGCGGCGCGCGCTCCCTCTACGCCGGCAACGCCCGCTCGGTGCTCGCGCGCGGGCTCCTCGCGACGCGCAGCACCAACTGGACGGTCGTCCTCTCCGGGTTCTTCGAGCCCGTCTTCTACCTCCTCGCGATGGGCATCGGCCTCGGCTCGCTCGTGGGCGACGTGACGACGAGCACCGGCCAGCCCGTGCCGTACGCCGCCTACATCGCGCCGGCGCTCCTCGCGGTCTCCGCCATGAACGGCGCCGTCTACGACTCCACCTGGAACGTCTTCTTCAAGATGAACCACTCGAAGCTGTACCAGGGGATGCTCGCGACCTCGCTCGGCCCGCTCGACGTGGCGTTCGGCGAGATCTCGCTGGCGCTCCTCCGCGGCGTCGTGTACTCGTCGGGCTTCCTCGTCGTGATGCAGCTGCTCGGCCTCAACCTGTCGTGGTGGGCGATCCTCGCGCTGCCGTCCGTGGTGCTCGTCGCGCTGGCGTTCGCGAGCTTCGGCATGGCCGTCACGAGCTACATGAGGACGTTCCAGCAGATGGACTGGATCAACTTCGTGATGCTGCCCATGTTCCTGTTCTCCGCGACCTTCTACCCGCTGTCGGTCTACCCGGCGTGGACGCAGGCGGTCATCCAGGCCCTGCCGCTCTGGCACGCGGTCGAGCTCGTGCGCGGGTTCACGACGGGGGCTATCTCGATCGCGGTGCTCGGGCACGTGCTCTACTTCGCGGTGATGACGGCGATCGGGCTGGTCTTCACGACCCGGCGGCTGCGGGTCCTCTTCCTCGACTGA
- a CDS encoding ABC transporter permease, producing the protein MSALDTRRSAVAGGARPRRFGAWYAAEHRLLGIRAYLGTALATAIGSPYIYLYALGVGLASVVDRGTDANAALGISFLVFVAPALLATSAMTVASEEFTYPIFGGFKWNPVFQAMNASPLTPGQIIDGQVIGVAIRMAPTCIAYFLFMLLFGAVPLGTGFLAVFAALLTGMAIGVMVMAYVATLEQDTGQIAMLMRFVLTPLSLFSGTFFPLTQLPIWLQWIGWISPLWHGTELGRVATYGLEEPLWLTVAHVAYLLLWLAVGWTLARRVATRRLRK; encoded by the coding sequence GTGAGCGCCCTCGACACCCGGCGGTCCGCCGTCGCGGGCGGCGCGCGACCCCGCCGCTTCGGCGCCTGGTACGCCGCCGAGCACCGCCTCCTCGGGATCCGCGCCTACCTCGGCACCGCCCTCGCGACCGCCATCGGCAGCCCGTACATCTACCTCTACGCGCTCGGCGTGGGCCTCGCCTCGGTCGTGGACCGCGGCACGGACGCGAACGCGGCCCTCGGGATCAGCTTCCTGGTGTTCGTCGCGCCGGCGCTCCTCGCGACCAGCGCCATGACGGTCGCGAGCGAGGAGTTCACCTACCCGATCTTCGGCGGCTTCAAGTGGAACCCCGTGTTCCAGGCGATGAACGCGTCGCCGCTCACGCCGGGCCAGATCATCGACGGCCAGGTCATCGGCGTGGCGATCCGCATGGCGCCGACCTGCATCGCCTACTTCCTCTTCATGCTGCTGTTCGGCGCGGTGCCGCTCGGGACCGGGTTCCTGGCCGTCTTCGCCGCGCTGCTCACGGGCATGGCGATCGGCGTCATGGTCATGGCCTACGTCGCCACCCTCGAGCAGGACACCGGCCAGATCGCGATGCTCATGCGCTTCGTCCTCACGCCGCTCTCGCTGTTCTCCGGCACGTTCTTCCCGCTCACGCAGCTGCCGATCTGGCTGCAGTGGATCGGCTGGATCTCGCCGCTCTGGCACGGCACCGAGCTCGGCCGCGTCGCGACGTACGGGCTCGAGGAGCCGCTCTGGCTGACGGTCGCGCACGTCGCGTACCTGCTGCTGTGGCTCGCGGTCGGCTGGACCCTCGCCCGCCGGGTCGCGACGCGGAGGCTGCGGAAGTGA
- a CDS encoding ABC transporter ATP-binding protein, with product MPTPVITADRLVKKYGDHVAVDGLSFEVAPGESFGLLGPNGAGKSTTMRMIGAVSSRTGGTLDILGLDPDTHGPEIRSQLGVVPQADNLDLELKARDNLIVYGRYFGLPRKQVAARADELLEFAQLSDRANAKVDDLSGGMKRRLTIARALISEPRILLLDEPTTGLDPQARHILWDRLFRLKEQGTTLVLTTHYMDEAEQLCDRIIVVDEGRIMAEGSPASLIRDHSSREVLEVRFGSDRNEEASREIAGLGDRVEVLPDRVLVYASDGEAVLSRILEQGLTPITTLVRRSSLEDVFLRLTGRSLVE from the coding sequence GTGCCCACCCCCGTCATCACCGCCGACCGACTCGTGAAGAAGTACGGCGACCACGTCGCCGTCGACGGCCTCTCCTTCGAGGTCGCGCCCGGCGAGTCCTTCGGGCTGCTCGGCCCGAACGGCGCCGGCAAGTCCACGACCATGCGCATGATCGGCGCGGTCTCCTCGCGCACCGGCGGCACCCTCGACATCCTCGGGCTCGACCCCGACACGCACGGCCCCGAGATCCGCTCGCAGCTGGGAGTGGTGCCGCAGGCCGACAACCTCGACCTCGAGCTCAAGGCCCGCGACAACCTCATCGTGTACGGCCGCTACTTCGGCCTCCCGCGCAAGCAGGTGGCGGCGCGCGCCGACGAGCTGCTCGAGTTCGCGCAGCTGAGCGACCGCGCGAACGCGAAGGTCGACGACCTCTCCGGCGGCATGAAGCGGCGGCTCACGATCGCGCGCGCCCTCATCAGCGAGCCGCGGATCCTGCTGCTCGACGAGCCGACGACGGGCCTCGACCCGCAGGCCCGCCACATCCTCTGGGACCGCCTGTTCCGCCTCAAGGAGCAGGGCACGACGCTCGTGCTCACCACGCACTACATGGACGAGGCCGAGCAGCTCTGCGACCGGATCATCGTGGTCGACGAGGGCCGCATCATGGCCGAGGGCTCGCCCGCATCCCTCATCCGCGACCACTCCAGCCGCGAGGTGCTCGAGGTGCGCTTCGGCTCCGACCGCAACGAGGAGGCGTCGCGCGAGATCGCGGGGCTCGGCGACCGGGTCGAGGTGCTGCCCGACCGCGTGCTCGTCTACGCGTCCGACGGCGAGGCCGTGCTGAGCCGGATCCTCGAGCAGGGCCTGACGCCCATCACGACGCTCGTCCGCCGCTCCAGCCTCGAGGACGTCTTCCTCCGCCTCACCGGCCGGAGCCTGGTCGAGTGA
- a CDS encoding DUF2834 domain-containing protein: MSSRPARRRPTRLAVVYLVLAAAGLVLTWTANIRVMTEGRDFLADLAAGGPTVSSLSWDLLIAAVASVVFIIVEGRRLGMRRVWIHVLLVPLVAFAFALPLFLAVREMHLATATRTEPTGTTPGT, encoded by the coding sequence ATGAGCTCGCGACCAGCCCGCCGACGCCCCACGCGCCTCGCCGTCGTCTACCTCGTCCTCGCGGCGGCCGGCCTCGTGCTGACGTGGACGGCGAACATCCGCGTCATGACGGAGGGCCGCGACTTCCTGGCCGACCTGGCCGCGGGCGGGCCGACGGTCTCCTCGCTGTCGTGGGACCTGCTGATCGCCGCCGTGGCGAGCGTCGTGTTCATCATCGTCGAGGGGCGGCGCCTCGGGATGCGCCGCGTGTGGATCCACGTGCTGCTCGTGCCGCTCGTGGCGTTCGCCTTCGCCCTGCCGCTGTTCCTCGCCGTGCGCGAGATGCACCTGGCGACCGCGACGCGAACGGAGCCGACGGGTACGACGCCGGGCACCTGA